CTTCTGCGCGGTCAAAGAATCGCAGACCGCTGACAATGCGATATGGCACACCGTTTCTCTTAAATGCGCTCTCAATGCTGTTGGACAGCACATGATTGCGATATAAAATCGCATAATCACTGAAGTGTTTTCCGTCAGCGACGCCTTCGGTAATCATACGAGCGACATATTCCGCTTCGCCTTCCTGCGTATCCGAACGGTGGAATCGAATTTTTGCTCCGTCACCGTTGTCTGTCCAAAGCTCTTTGCCTTTGCGGCGCGCGTTGTTGCGAATCAGCTCATTTGCCGCACTCAAGATATTTTGCGTAGAGCGATAATTCTGTTCCAATCGAATGGTCGTTGCGTTTTTGTATTGTCCCTCAAATTCCAAAATATTTGTGATGGTTGCGCCGCGGAACTTGTAAATGCTCTGATCGTCATCACCGACAACACAGATGTTTTCATATCCGCCTGCCAGCAGGCTGGTCAGTACATACTGTGCATGGTTGGTATCCTGATACTCATCCGCCATAACATAATGGAACTGTCTTTGATAGCGCTCCAAAATGTCCGGATTGCCCTGCAGCAGCTGCACAGTTTTCATAATAATATCATCAAAGTCCATGGCATTGGATTCTTTGAGCTGCTTTGCATATTGTTTGTAAATTTCTGCTACAGTAGACTTGTAATAATCCTCTGTATTTTCTATGGCGTATATGCGCGGTGTCTGTAAATTATCTTTTGCTCTGCCGATTGCGCTGGCGACACCGCGTACATCAAATACTTTGTCGTCCAGCTTGTTATTTTTAATAATCGCCGTCAAAACCCGTTTTTGGTCATCGGTATCGTAAATTGTAAATGAGCGGTCATAACCAATGGCGTCACATTCTCGGCGCAAAATGCGCACACACATAGAGTGAAACGTACTTGCCCAAATATCTTTGGCAAATTCTTCTCCTAGTGCGCGCTGCAGGCGGCTTTGAATTTCCTTTGCGGCTTTATTGGTAAATGTAATCGCCAGAATTTGCCATGGGCGGGCGGGATTGACGCGGCACAAGGTCTCTGCGCGCATACGATGTTCTTCCGTCGGATTGCGCAGGTATTCTCTCAAGAACAGCAAATCATCTTCTGTGGCGTCCTCCGGCGCATATGCATAGGAGTATCCTTCGCCAAATCGCAAAATATTGATGATGCGATTGATTAAAACCGTTGTCTTGCCGCTTCCGGCACCTGCCAGCACGAGCAGCGGGCCTTCGGTGTGAAAGACAGCCTCGCGCTGTTTTTCATTTAAATGCTGAAATTCTCGTTCGATAATTGCCGCACGCATTGCAGCGTATTGTATGTCAAATCTTGATTGCTCCATGAGCGTCTCCTTTATTTCCGTGCTTTCCTAACAAATCTAATTTATTGTATCATTGCAGGTATAAAATATCAAGTCGATGAACAACAGGGTGGCATCGGTATCATCCCGCGCCACCCTGCAATCGCTTGTCTTATAATTGCTCGATTTTTTGTTTTACCGTGTCGTAATCCGCCACGGCATTGATAAATTCCAGCAAAGCATTGGCCGTCATATGGGAAGGCAAATCCAGCGCTTGAAGCAATTGTTTGCGCTTTTCCTGACTGCCCGGCATACCGGTTAATCCCCACTCGTAAAAGTCTGCTTTGGTAATTTGCGGACGGTTGGGTCTGCTGTCCAGACAATCAACACCGGCTTTTTGGAGTGCCTGTATAATTACTTGGTTTGGTACACCCTCTACGCCCAGCGTTCCTTCTTTCGAGCCTTTTGTCTTGCGTTTTTCTTTTCCGGCAATCTGCGGAATATAGGCGTGGCGAATCTGATTGCTCGGAATCGCGCCACGCAAATAATTGCGAATGACAAAGCCCGCGCCATCGCTGTCCGTCAGCACCAAAATGCCGCGTTCCGCCGCAATGCGGCGAATCAACTTTAATTTTTCCTTGTTGTTAAAGATGGCAAAACCGCCGGTTTCGATGACAACAGTATCTACCAGCTGTTTGATTTTATTGACATCATACCGGCCTTCTACAATAATTGCCTCTTTGATGTGTATCATCGTCTGTTTGATTTCCTTTCTTCCAAGTTTTCCGCCAATTGCAGCAGCAGCAGTTCCAATACCTTCTGTCGATCAGAACCGGCGGATTTCATGGCAACATCGCTCTCTCCGCACAGCAATACCGCGCGCCGCAGCCACTTCACAGAAAGCTGCGCGGCAGACTGCTGCATTTTCCGAGCATAATATGGGGACTTGCTGCCGAGCAGTTCCATGAGCTGCGTTTCGCTGCTGTGTGCCTCAAGAGCAAGCCGTGCTGCGTATAATCTCTGCATGTGGCGTGCCACAGCGGCAAGCAATACAATCGGTTCATTTTTTTGTGCAATCAATTCTTGAACCAATCCCAATGCGCGGTCAAATCGCTGTGCCGTAATCGCGTCAGTCAAATCGAACGTTACAGCGTCCAGTACTTTGGTACACACCGCGTCAATATCACTTTTCTTGACGGAATCCGTTGCGCTGTGTGCACAGGCTTTCTCAATCTCTGACAGCAGATTGGTCATAGACGTACCGCAGATAAACAGCAAATAGTCACACGTATCGTTGTCTATCTGCTTGCCTGCCGCGCGCACATGCCGTTTGACCCATGGAATTAAATCATGCCGTTCTAACTGGGAAAAATTTGCAATACACCCTGTTTTTGCAATGGAAGCATACAATTTGGTGCGCTTGTCCGGTTTAAGTTCTATCGTATCATAGTAAAAAACCAAGCAGACGAACTCCGGCAAATCGCTTAGAATGGCGGGCAGTTCGTCTTTGAGTGCGGCAGTCGGCTTAAAGATATCCAGATCCTTCACGACAATCATGCGGCGTTCCGCCATCATCGGAAAACTGTCCACCGTATCGCGCAAATCTTCTGCGGTCAGCGAAGCGCCTTCAAATACCGTGTAGTTGAAATCGCGGAAGGTTTCATCAACGACCTCTTTGTCCAGCGCTGCCAAATAATGCTGTTTTAGGTAGGCTTCCTCTCCGCCGATGACATACAACGAACCGACCGTATGATTTTTTAAATCTTGTTTGAGTAATTGTGTTCCATCTGTCTTGCTGGACTTCTTTGCTTTGGGCGGCATCGTTTTCACTCCTCTTCTCGCACGGTTTTCCAAATAATTGTTCCGGAAACATAGGGATTGCTCGCCGGAATCCCGTCATAGCTCTCTTTGCTGTTCCAGCCATTTTCTATCACAAGCTGATTAGGACAAATGCGCCGCAAAATTTCGTGCATCTTATCCGCATCTTTCGTAAAACTGCCAGCTACCAGCAAGGTATCACAAGCCAGCGGATACTGTTCCGTCAGCTCCAGCAGCATTTTCTGTGTCAGCGCACGAACCGTTACTATGTTATGCTGTTCCGATTGCATGCGCACAACCAATTTGCGCTCGGTGCGTCCCAAAACAGACAATCCCAGTACCGGATCTCCCACCTGTAATTCGTTCTGCGGCGCGGTTTTATCATACGGGATGTTTTGCTCGCGCAATATTTTCATAAATTTTGGATACACTGCATTCTTTTCGCGGTTTTCCTCCGGCAAAATCACCATATCCACCGGAACTTCCTGCAAAAGCTCACTGGCGTTTCGAGCGGCGGATTTGTCTACAGAAGTCAGTATGAACAAATCAATATTTTGCTGATTGTTCCAATCCATGTATTGTTTGATGTCCTCCACGGCGTCATGGTATCCGGTTGCACTGCAGTCAATTAGCGCCAGTTCATCGCCGCAAGACACCAAAATAGCTTGCCCGTTTCCCTCGGATAAAACAGTAACCGTCCAATCGTCCCACGCCGCATTGCTGCGGGACAGGCTGACGCCAATCAATACGGCTGTTATCATCGGCGTGCATATTCCGAGCACGCGCTTATTCGCCAGCCACAGCATCAAAATCATCAGGATACTGACGAGAACAGACAAAAGAAAATCTACGGTATTCTCACAGTATAGCACACCGAACGGGATTGCTGCAAAGAAATCTCCAATTTGATATACATAATCTGTCAGCCATGCCGCCGGTTTCAGGACGATGCTCGCCAATGGCGCGGAAATGATGCCAAGGACACCACCGAGAAAAAGCAGCGGAAACAGCAAAGAAATAGCCCAAAGTG
The sequence above is a segment of the Butyricicoccus intestinisimiae genome. Coding sequences within it:
- a CDS encoding ATP-dependent helicase — encoded protein: MEQSRFDIQYAAMRAAIIEREFQHLNEKQREAVFHTEGPLLVLAGAGSGKTTVLINRIINILRFGEGYSYAYAPEDATEDDLLFLREYLRNPTEEHRMRAETLCRVNPARPWQILAITFTNKAAKEIQSRLQRALGEEFAKDIWASTFHSMCVRILRRECDAIGYDRSFTIYDTDDQKRVLTAIIKNNKLDDKVFDVRGVASAIGRAKDNLQTPRIYAIENTEDYYKSTVAEIYKQYAKQLKESNAMDFDDIIMKTVQLLQGNPDILERYQRQFHYVMADEYQDTNHAQYVLTSLLAGGYENICVVGDDDQSIYKFRGATITNILEFEGQYKNATTIRLEQNYRSTQNILSAANELIRNNARRKGKELWTDNGDGAKIRFHRSDTQEGEAEYVARMITEGVADGKHFSDYAILYRNHVLSNSIESAFKRNGVPYRIVSGLRFFDRAEVKDMLAYLWVIANPTDNLRLRRIINVPARKIGNKTVETAAMLAELNNTTMFDIVSHAAEHPELGRATNALTKFAELITNLQKMKEHMPLDEFYEQVMVQTGYLEALKAKETQEAQGRIENTMELKSNIADFMSRQEQPTLEGFLEEVSLFTDIDRMDESSDAVVMMTMHSAKGLEFPQVFLVGMEEGIFPGFRAMEKEEDLEEERRLCYVAVTRAKQQLYLTCAERRMMYGRTQYSKPSQFLKEIPKQFVDSNISETRQEMQEKLDLQPNPKYQSSRAYDISGAHKKQPVIAKKKTAQTVAAPALKPGDQVDHKAFGHGMITSCKPMGGDILLEITFDKVGTKRLMAKSAMNFMTKK
- a CDS encoding toprim domain-containing protein; its protein translation is MIHIKEAIIVEGRYDVNKIKQLVDTVVIETGGFAIFNNKEKLKLIRRIAAERGILVLTDSDGAGFVIRNYLRGAIPSNQIRHAYIPQIAGKEKRKTKGSKEGTLGVEGVPNQVIIQALQKAGVDCLDSRPNRPQITKADFYEWGLTGMPGSQEKRKQLLQALDLPSHMTANALLEFINAVADYDTVKQKIEQL
- the holA gene encoding DNA polymerase III subunit delta, coding for MPPKAKKSSKTDGTQLLKQDLKNHTVGSLYVIGGEEAYLKQHYLAALDKEVVDETFRDFNYTVFEGASLTAEDLRDTVDSFPMMAERRMIVVKDLDIFKPTAALKDELPAILSDLPEFVCLVFYYDTIELKPDKRTKLYASIAKTGCIANFSQLERHDLIPWVKRHVRAAGKQIDNDTCDYLLFICGTSMTNLLSEIEKACAHSATDSVKKSDIDAVCTKVLDAVTFDLTDAITAQRFDRALGLVQELIAQKNEPIVLLAAVARHMQRLYAARLALEAHSSETQLMELLGSKSPYYARKMQQSAAQLSVKWLRRAVLLCGESDVAMKSAGSDRQKVLELLLLQLAENLEERKSNRR